One Methylosinus sp. LW4 genomic region harbors:
- the gyrA gene encoding DNA gyrase subunit A, translated as MAENDTDDTQPPTHGSDIRPVSIADEMKRSYLDYAMSVIVSRALPDVRDGLKPVHRRIMFSMHENGHTPDKPYVKSARIVGDVMGKYHPHGDAAIYDALVRMAQPFSMRLPLIDGQGNFGSVDNDPPAAMRYTESRLAKPALALLEDIDEGTVDFKPNYDDKEMEPTVLPARFPNLLVNGAGGIAVGMATNIPPHNLGEVIDAAIALIDRPDMGVAELMEIVPGPDFPTAATILGRGGIRNAYATGRGSIIMRAKAEIETLRKEREAIIFTEIPYQVNKAALIERIAELVREKKIEGISDLRDESDRQGMRIVVELKRDAVADVVLNQLWRHTALQSSFPVNMIALNGGRPELLTLKDVLVAFVDFRESVVTRRTKFRLAKARDAAHLQVGLAIAVANIDEVIRLIRTSADAAAAREALMEREWPAKDMAPLVALIADPRHVLSEDGTIRLSEAQARAILDLRLQRLTALGREEIAEALNKLAAEIAEYLEILRSREKLFGIVKDEMIAVKEAYATPRRTQIVDGDGDVEDEDLIAREDMVVTVSHAGYIKRVPLSTYRAQRRGGKGRSGMQTKEEDFVQRLFVASTHTPVLFFSSLGRAYKEKVWRLPLAAPQARGKALVNLLPLEQDERITTIMPLPEDESSWATLDAIFATTGGTVRRNKLSDFSDVRRSGIIAMKLDEGEAIVDVATAAEQEDILLTTREGQCIRFPVSDVRVFQGRTSMGVRGIALAGDDRVISLSILRHFEAVGDERAAYLKRAAAQRRNAGADGAEEGAAETEEASTAIELTEARYREMEQAEQIILTVSENGYGKRSSSFEYRITGRGGKGIVAMAVNARNGKLVASFPVGRGDEIMLVTDGGQLIRCPVEGIRIAGRGTQGVIVFDTAEGERVVSVEHLADAGEDEAAGDAGGETA; from the coding sequence TTGGCCGAGAACGACACAGACGACACGCAGCCTCCGACGCACGGCTCAGACATTCGCCCGGTCTCGATCGCCGACGAGATGAAGCGCAGCTATCTCGATTACGCGATGAGCGTGATCGTGAGCCGCGCGCTGCCCGATGTGCGCGACGGGCTGAAGCCCGTGCATCGCCGCATCATGTTCTCCATGCACGAGAACGGCCATACGCCCGATAAGCCTTATGTGAAATCGGCGCGCATCGTCGGCGACGTCATGGGTAAATATCACCCGCATGGCGACGCCGCGATCTATGACGCGCTGGTGCGCATGGCGCAGCCCTTCTCCATGCGGCTGCCGCTCATCGACGGCCAGGGCAATTTCGGCTCGGTCGACAACGACCCGCCGGCGGCCATGCGCTATACCGAGTCGCGCCTCGCCAAGCCGGCTTTGGCCCTGCTCGAGGACATCGACGAAGGCACGGTCGACTTCAAGCCCAACTATGACGACAAGGAGATGGAGCCGACGGTCCTGCCGGCGCGCTTCCCGAATCTCCTCGTCAATGGCGCGGGCGGCATCGCCGTCGGCATGGCGACGAATATTCCGCCGCATAATCTCGGCGAGGTGATCGACGCCGCCATAGCGCTGATCGACCGGCCCGACATGGGCGTCGCCGAGCTGATGGAGATCGTGCCCGGCCCGGACTTCCCGACGGCGGCGACGATTCTCGGCCGCGGCGGCATACGCAACGCCTATGCGACCGGGCGCGGCTCGATCATCATGCGCGCCAAGGCCGAGATCGAGACGCTCCGCAAGGAGCGCGAGGCGATCATCTTCACCGAGATTCCCTATCAGGTGAACAAGGCCGCGCTGATCGAGCGCATCGCGGAGCTGGTCCGCGAGAAGAAGATCGAGGGCATCTCCGATCTCCGCGACGAATCCGATCGCCAAGGCATGCGCATCGTCGTCGAGCTGAAGCGCGACGCGGTGGCGGATGTGGTGCTCAATCAGCTCTGGCGCCATACGGCCCTGCAATCGAGCTTCCCGGTCAATATGATCGCGCTCAATGGCGGCCGGCCCGAGCTGCTGACGCTGAAGGACGTTCTCGTCGCCTTCGTGGATTTCCGCGAGAGCGTCGTCACGCGGCGCACCAAATTCCGCCTCGCCAAGGCGCGCGACGCGGCGCATCTGCAGGTCGGCCTCGCCATCGCCGTCGCCAATATCGACGAGGTCATTCGCCTCATCCGCACGTCGGCCGACGCCGCCGCCGCGCGCGAGGCGCTGATGGAGCGCGAATGGCCCGCCAAGGACATGGCGCCGCTGGTGGCGCTGATCGCCGATCCGCGCCATGTGCTCAGCGAGGATGGAACCATCCGCCTCTCCGAGGCGCAGGCGCGCGCGATACTCGATCTGCGCCTGCAGCGCCTCACCGCGCTCGGCCGCGAGGAGATCGCCGAGGCGCTGAACAAGCTCGCCGCCGAGATCGCCGAATATCTCGAGATTCTGCGCTCGCGTGAGAAGCTGTTCGGAATCGTCAAGGACGAGATGATCGCGGTCAAGGAGGCCTATGCGACGCCTCGCCGGACGCAGATCGTCGATGGCGACGGCGATGTGGAGGACGAAGACCTCATCGCGCGAGAGGATATGGTCGTCACCGTCTCGCACGCGGGCTATATCAAGCGCGTGCCGCTCTCCACCTATCGCGCGCAGCGGCGTGGCGGCAAGGGCCGCTCCGGCATGCAGACGAAGGAAGAAGATTTCGTTCAGCGCCTCTTCGTCGCCTCGACGCATACGCCGGTGCTGTTCTTCTCCTCGCTCGGCAGGGCGTACAAGGAGAAGGTCTGGCGTCTGCCGCTGGCGGCGCCGCAGGCGCGCGGCAAGGCGCTGGTCAATCTGCTGCCGCTGGAGCAGGACGAGCGCATCACCACCATCATGCCGCTGCCGGAGGACGAATCGAGCTGGGCGACGCTCGACGCTATCTTCGCGACGACGGGCGGCACGGTGCGCCGCAACAAGCTCTCGGACTTCTCCGATGTGCGGCGCTCCGGCATCATCGCCATGAAGCTCGATGAAGGCGAGGCCATCGTCGATGTCGCCACAGCGGCGGAGCAGGAGGATATTCTGCTGACGACGCGCGAGGGGCAGTGCATTCGCTTCCCGGTCAGCGACGTGCGCGTCTTCCAGGGCCGCACCTCGATGGGCGTGCGCGGCATAGCGCTCGCTGGCGACGACCGCGTGATCTCACTATCGATCCTGCGGCATTTCGAGGCCGTCGGCGACGAGCGCGCCGCCTATCTCAAGCGAGCCGCCGCGCAGCGCCGCAATGCGGGAGCGGACGGCGCGGAGGAGGGCGCGGCGGAGACCGAGGAGGCCTCGACGGCGATCGAGCTGACCGAGGCGCGCTATCGTGAGATGGAGCAGGCCGAGCAGATCATCCTGACCGTCTCCGAGAACGGCTATGGCAAGCGAAGCTCCTCGTTCGAATATCGCATCACCGGCCGCGGCGGCAAAGGCATCGTCGCCATGGCGGTGAACGCCCGCAACGGCAAGCTCGTCGCCTCCTTCCCCGTCGGGCGCGGCGATGAGATCATGCTGGTGACGGATGGTGGCCAGCTCATCCGCTGCCCGGTGGAAGGCATACGCATTGCGGGCCGCGGCACGCAGGGCGTCATCGTCTTCGACACGGCGGAGGGCGAGCGCGTCGTCTCGGTCGAGCATTTGGCCGACGCTGGCGAGGACGAGGCGGCCGGCGACGCGGGCGGCGAGACAGCCTGA
- a CDS encoding glutathione S-transferase family protein — translation MLTIWGRRNSFNVQKVMWLVGELALDHAHVPLGGAFGGLDDPQFRAKNPHGRIPVIDDEGVVVWESHAILRYLAARHGGEAFWPADPATRSFPDRWMDWAQTTLQPAFVDGVFMGYYRTPEEKRDWPAINAAVARCAQHYRFLDSWLADRPFLAGDEPTLADIPAGTTLFRYFSLDIERPSLPNVEAWYARLCERPAYRQHVMVPFDDLKG, via the coding sequence ATGCTCACGATCTGGGGACGGCGCAACTCCTTCAATGTGCAGAAGGTCATGTGGCTCGTCGGCGAGCTCGCGCTCGATCACGCCCATGTGCCGCTCGGCGGCGCTTTCGGCGGGCTGGACGATCCGCAATTTCGCGCGAAAAATCCGCATGGCCGCATTCCGGTCATCGACGACGAGGGCGTGGTGGTGTGGGAATCTCACGCCATTCTGCGCTATCTCGCCGCACGCCATGGCGGCGAGGCGTTCTGGCCGGCGGATCCGGCGACGCGCTCCTTCCCCGATCGCTGGATGGATTGGGCGCAGACGACTCTGCAGCCGGCCTTCGTCGACGGCGTGTTCATGGGCTATTACCGTACGCCGGAGGAAAAGCGCGACTGGCCGGCGATCAACGCCGCCGTCGCGCGCTGCGCGCAGCATTATCGCTTCCTCGACAGCTGGCTGGCGGATCGTCCTTTCCTCGCCGGCGACGAGCCGACGCTCGCCGATATTCCCGCCGGAACGACGCTGTTTCGCTATTTCTCGCTCGACATAGAGCGGCCGTCGCTCCCCAATGTCGAGGCTTGGTATGCGCGTCTGTGCGAGCGGCCGGCCTATCGCCAGCATGTGATGGTGCCCTTCGACGATCTGAAGGGGTGA
- a CDS encoding Uma2 family endonuclease → MSVPPKTKMTAEEFVVWAEGRSGRHELVDGEVFVQAAERIAHAKAKLAVLVALQDAVRRASAPCHVLPDGMAVRVDATTVFEPDAQLYCGPELPPDTMLIETPLIIVEALSSTTGRNDALGKLVGYFRIESVVHYLIVDPDSPLVIHHRRGEGSDILTRIIRDGDITLDPPGLVFPLSALYGETR, encoded by the coding sequence ATGAGCGTTCCGCCGAAGACGAAAATGACCGCCGAAGAGTTCGTGGTCTGGGCCGAAGGACGATCAGGCCGTCACGAGCTCGTCGACGGCGAGGTCTTCGTCCAGGCGGCGGAGAGAATCGCGCATGCAAAAGCGAAGCTTGCCGTCTTGGTCGCGCTGCAGGACGCTGTGCGTCGCGCAAGTGCGCCGTGCCATGTGCTGCCGGACGGAATGGCGGTGCGGGTCGATGCGACGACGGTCTTCGAGCCGGATGCGCAGCTCTATTGCGGACCGGAGCTGCCGCCGGACACGATGCTGATCGAGACTCCTCTCATCATCGTCGAGGCGCTGTCATCCACCACGGGGCGCAATGACGCTCTCGGCAAGCTCGTCGGATATTTTCGCATAGAGAGCGTCGTGCATTATCTCATCGTCGATCCAGATTCGCCGCTCGTCATTCATCATCGTCGCGGGGAGGGGAGCGATATTCTGACGCGCATCATTCGTGACGGTGATATCACGCTCGATCCGCCTGGCCTCGTCTTTCCGCTGTCCGCGCTCTATGGCGAGACTCGTTGA
- a CDS encoding class I SAM-dependent methyltransferase, with product MTASPEEIAAGQAVYTPSVLRLYDLLVLGLSNRFVWKCPTPRLRALYDAHVSGNHLDVGVGTGYYLDHCRFPAAAPRVALMDLNADALRFAAARIARYSPESYRRNVLEPIAFDTPKFDSVGVNYLLHCLPGAIVEKAVVFDHLKARTNEGAVFFGSTLLQGGVERSGAARRLMEFYNRKGVFSNRDDDLVGLRDALRERFRNVEIDVVGCAAVFVAHD from the coding sequence ATGACCGCCAGTCCCGAAGAGATCGCCGCCGGCCAAGCCGTCTACACGCCCTCGGTTCTGCGGCTCTACGATCTTCTGGTGCTCGGCCTCTCCAACCGCTTCGTCTGGAAATGTCCGACGCCGCGCCTACGCGCGCTCTATGACGCGCATGTGTCGGGCAATCATCTCGATGTCGGCGTCGGCACGGGCTATTACCTCGACCATTGCCGCTTTCCCGCCGCCGCGCCGCGCGTCGCGCTGATGGATTTGAACGCGGACGCTCTGCGCTTCGCGGCGGCGCGCATCGCGCGCTATTCGCCGGAGAGCTACCGGCGCAATGTGCTGGAGCCGATCGCTTTCGACACGCCGAAATTCGACTCTGTCGGCGTCAATTATCTGCTGCATTGCCTGCCGGGCGCGATAGTGGAAAAGGCCGTCGTCTTCGACCATCTGAAGGCGCGGACGAATGAGGGCGCCGTCTTTTTCGGCTCGACCTTGCTGCAAGGCGGCGTCGAGCGCTCCGGCGCGGCGCGGCGGCTGATGGAATTCTACAATCGTAAAGGCGTGTTCTCGAACAGGGACGACGATCTCGTTGGATTGCGCGATGCGCTCCGGGAGCGCTTCCGCAATGTCGAGATCGACGTTGTCGGCTGCGCCGCCGTGTTCGTCGCGCATGATTGA
- a CDS encoding glutathione S-transferase, with translation MPILRYSAASPYARKCRIVAELLGLGASVELVGADTTNPADSLRAQNPLGKVPVLILDSGETIYDSRVICEYFDLLAGGKLIPQDPAARIAALTLQALGDGMNDAALLIRYEITRSEALRSADWIALQSGKLDRALAALDAAPPAGPTTIGHVAVAAALGYLDLRFEGAWRAKYPALLAWLDAFSREVPAFDATRVA, from the coding sequence ATGCCCATTCTACGCTATTCCGCGGCTTCGCCCTACGCCCGCAAGTGCCGCATCGTCGCCGAGCTGCTCGGCCTCGGCGCGAGCGTCGAGCTCGTCGGCGCCGACACGACAAATCCTGCCGATTCGCTGCGCGCGCAAAACCCGCTCGGCAAGGTGCCCGTGCTCATCCTCGACAGCGGCGAGACCATCTATGACAGCCGCGTGATCTGCGAATATTTCGATCTTCTCGCCGGCGGCAAGCTCATTCCGCAGGATCCCGCCGCGCGAATCGCAGCGCTGACGCTGCAGGCGCTCGGCGACGGCATGAACGACGCCGCGCTGCTGATCCGTTACGAAATCACACGGTCGGAGGCGCTGCGCTCCGCCGATTGGATCGCCTTGCAGAGCGGCAAGCTCGACCGCGCGCTCGCTGCGCTGGACGCTGCGCCGCCGGCCGGCCCGACAACGATCGGCCATGTGGCCGTCGCCGCCGCGCTCGGCTATCTCGATCTGCGTTTCGAAGGCGCTTGGCGCGCGAAATATCCCGCGCTCCTCGCTTGGCTCGACGCATTTTCGCGCGAGGTTCCGGCCTTCGATGCGACGCGCGTCGCCTAG
- a CDS encoding replicative DNA helicase, producing MTMLRPVSEREMLDQPAYRTPPHNIEAEQALLGAILVNNDAFDRVSDFLRSEHFSEELHRRIFEVASQIIRAGRVATVVTLKTHLGDMELPGGVTMQAYLARLAREATTIINAEDYGRTIHDLAVRRELIVIGEDIVNSAFDAPVDQAPRQQIEEAERKLYAVAETGRYDGGFQRFADALSTAMDMASSAYQRDGHLSGVATGLVDLDEKMGGLQKSDLIIVAGRPGMGKTALATNIAFNIAKAYVPEQLPDGSIKAANGGIVGFFSLEMSAEQLATRVIAEQSGVPSYKIRRGDINEDDFRRIAEAAREMQSVPFFIDQSGGISIAQLTARARRLKRQRGLDLLVVDYLQLLSGSKSRGDNRVQELTEITTGLKALAKELAVPVIALSQLSRQVESRDDKRPQLSDLRESGSIEQDADVVMFVYREEYYLRNREPREGTEEHIAWQNEMERVHGRAEAILGKQRHGPTGTVTLAFEAEVTRFSNLAEEDKLPARM from the coding sequence ATGACCATGCTCCGTCCCGTTTCAGAGAGAGAGATGCTCGACCAGCCCGCCTATCGCACGCCGCCACATAACATCGAAGCCGAGCAGGCGCTGCTCGGCGCCATATTGGTCAATAATGACGCTTTCGATCGCGTCTCCGATTTCCTGCGCTCCGAGCATTTTTCCGAAGAACTGCACAGGCGCATCTTCGAGGTCGCGTCGCAGATCATTCGCGCCGGCCGCGTCGCCACTGTGGTGACGCTGAAGACGCATCTGGGCGATATGGAGCTGCCCGGCGGCGTCACCATGCAGGCCTATCTCGCGCGGCTCGCCCGCGAGGCGACGACGATCATCAACGCCGAGGATTACGGCCGCACGATCCATGATCTCGCCGTGCGGCGCGAGCTGATCGTCATCGGCGAGGATATCGTCAATTCCGCCTTCGACGCGCCGGTCGATCAGGCGCCGCGCCAGCAGATCGAGGAAGCCGAGCGCAAGCTCTATGCGGTGGCCGAGACCGGCCGCTATGACGGCGGCTTTCAGCGTTTCGCCGACGCGCTCTCCACCGCCATGGATATGGCGAGCAGCGCCTATCAGCGCGATGGGCATCTCTCCGGCGTCGCCACTGGTCTCGTCGATCTCGACGAGAAGATGGGCGGGCTGCAGAAGTCCGATCTCATCATCGTCGCCGGCCGTCCCGGCATGGGCAAGACGGCGCTCGCCACCAATATCGCCTTCAACATCGCCAAGGCCTATGTGCCGGAGCAGTTGCCGGACGGCTCGATCAAGGCGGCGAATGGCGGCATCGTCGGCTTCTTCTCGCTCGAAATGTCGGCCGAGCAATTGGCGACGCGCGTCATCGCCGAGCAATCCGGCGTGCCCTCCTACAAGATCCGCCGCGGCGACATAAACGAGGACGATTTCCGCCGCATCGCCGAGGCGGCGCGCGAGATGCAGAGCGTGCCCTTCTTCATCGATCAGAGCGGCGGCATTTCCATCGCCCAGCTCACCGCGCGAGCGCGGCGCTTGAAGCGCCAGCGCGGGCTCGATCTGCTCGTCGTGGATTATCTCCAGCTGCTCTCCGGCTCCAAATCGCGCGGCGACAATCGCGTGCAGGAGCTGACCGAGATCACCACGGGCCTCAAGGCGCTGGCCAAGGAGCTGGCGGTGCCGGTCATCGCGCTCTCGCAGCTCTCGCGTCAGGTCGAGAGCCGCGACGACAAGCGCCCGCAGCTCTCCGACCTTCGCGAATCGGGCTCGATCGAGCAGGACGCCGACGTGGTGATGTTCGTCTATCGCGAGGAATATTATCTGCGCAATCGCGAGCCGCGCGAGGGCACGGAGGAGCATATCGCCTGGCAGAACGAGATGGAGCGCGTGCATGGGCGCGCCGAGGCGATCCTCGGCAAGCAGCGTCACGGCCCCACGGGAACGGTGACGCTCGCCTTCGAGGCGGAGGTGACGCGCTTCTCCAATCTCGCCGAGGAGGACAAGCTGCCGGCGCGCATGTGA
- the rplI gene encoding 50S ribosomal protein L9 — protein MVDVILLERVAKLGQMGDTVRVRDGYARNFLLARGKALRATESNKKHFETQRAQIEARNLTARKEAEAVAEKLEGQSFVIIRQAGESGHLYGSVAPRDISDAATAGGFSLNRNQIELQHPIKALGLHNVPVQLHPEIEVKIIVNVARSAEEAERQARGEAAAVREETTLDDLGLEVGAALAEAGDVEL, from the coding sequence ATGGTCGATGTCATTCTGCTGGAGCGCGTGGCCAAGCTCGGCCAGATGGGCGACACCGTTCGCGTGCGCGACGGCTATGCGCGCAACTTCCTGCTCGCGCGCGGCAAAGCGCTGCGCGCCACGGAAAGCAACAAGAAGCATTTCGAGACGCAGCGCGCTCAGATCGAGGCGCGCAACCTCACCGCCCGCAAGGAGGCCGAGGCCGTCGCCGAGAAGCTCGAGGGTCAGAGCTTCGTCATCATCCGCCAGGCCGGCGAGAGCGGCCATCTCTATGGCTCCGTGGCCCCGCGCGATATTTCCGACGCGGCGACCGCCGGCGGCTTCTCGCTCAATCGCAATCAGATCGAGCTGCAGCATCCGATCAAGGCGCTCGGCCTGCATAATGTGCCGGTGCAGCTGCATCCCGAGATCGAGGTGAAGATCATCGTCAACGTCGCCCGCTCCGCCGAGGAGGCCGAGCGTCAGGCGCGCGGCGAGGCCGCCGCCGTCCGCGAGGAGACGACGCTGGACGATCTCGGCCTCGAGGTCGGCGCCGCTCTGGCCGAGGCCGGCGACGTCGAGCTCTGA
- a CDS encoding DUF2232 domain-containing protein: MPQLLPERKKLPVPDNGDFSFSQIFASIGGGLAGAAVFAVLTKGTSASVLFAFLAPLPISIVALGFGLRHGATAGLIATGLLSIWPNPIFGLVYAFLVALPALAAAYVVSGANWRGRELVTSHAPAWAVLAAGGAVAAAVSAAVAIAAIRFGSLDEALNPLRARAFMAIEDLIRTQDLGDKLDASQLSALVVFAFPATLAALTLFSHALNLWGAGLLARASEALPRPWPDIAQEFVLPRAAAGAFLAACALAFLGDLPGEIGLVLAETLGLALAMQGLAVVHFLLRGTRIGGVTLTVIYIVIGLFAWPIVLFTVIGVADAAFSFRSRRQAAQARRG; the protein is encoded by the coding sequence ATGCCCCAGCTTCTACCCGAACGCAAGAAACTGCCCGTTCCCGACAACGGCGACTTTTCGTTCTCGCAGATCTTCGCCTCCATCGGCGGCGGTCTCGCGGGCGCGGCCGTGTTCGCCGTCCTCACCAAGGGCACTTCGGCGTCGGTTCTGTTCGCCTTTCTCGCGCCGCTGCCGATTTCCATCGTCGCGCTCGGCTTCGGCCTGCGCCATGGCGCGACCGCGGGCCTCATCGCGACCGGCCTGCTGTCGATCTGGCCCAATCCGATCTTCGGCCTCGTCTACGCTTTTCTGGTCGCGCTGCCGGCGCTCGCCGCCGCCTATGTCGTCTCTGGAGCCAATTGGCGCGGCCGCGAGCTGGTGACGTCCCATGCGCCGGCCTGGGCGGTGCTCGCCGCCGGCGGCGCGGTCGCAGCCGCCGTTTCGGCGGCGGTCGCCATAGCGGCGATTCGTTTCGGCAGCCTCGACGAGGCGCTGAACCCGCTGCGGGCGCGCGCCTTCATGGCGATCGAGGATCTCATCCGCACGCAGGACCTCGGCGACAAGCTCGACGCCAGCCAGCTTTCGGCGCTCGTCGTCTTCGCCTTTCCGGCGACGCTCGCCGCGCTCACTCTGTTCAGCCATGCGCTCAATCTCTGGGGCGCAGGCCTGCTCGCCCGCGCCTCGGAGGCGCTGCCGCGGCCCTGGCCCGACATTGCGCAGGAATTCGTGCTGCCGCGCGCGGCGGCCGGGGCCTTTCTCGCCGCCTGCGCCCTCGCCTTTCTCGGCGACCTCCCGGGCGAGATCGGTCTGGTGCTCGCCGAGACGCTCGGCCTCGCTCTCGCGATGCAGGGCCTCGCCGTCGTTCACTTTCTGCTGCGCGGCACGCGCATCGGCGGAGTGACGCTCACCGTCATCTATATCGTCATCGGCCTGTTCGCCTGGCCGATCGTCCTATTCACCGTCATCGGCGTCGCCGATGCGGCGTTTTCGTTCCGAAGCCGCAGGCAAGCGGCGCAGGCGCGGCGCGGCTGA
- a CDS encoding ABC transporter permease: MRARFISRLPLALRFALRDLSGDLRGFSVFIACIVIGVAAISGVGAVSRSLADGLAREGRTILGGDVSVATTMRRLSPQEREFLERDGRVCEIGLMRAMARSASGEAALIEIKAVDSAYPGQGAVGLTPAQPLAEALAPRGGGFGLVADAGLIARLGLEIGDSVKIGSGSFTLTAELASEPDKLAGAFGFGARVLMSQEALKATGLMQPGAVVRWLTRVSLGKTEAVASDAEVKRFITALTAAFPDAGWDLRERDAVSPQFSRSQERFTQLLTLVALTALVAGGAGVANAVSGFVARKRDAFAILKALGAPASRVFAMALVEVLLVAGLAVIGGLAIGATFPYLADLSLSASIPLPFAPTLDARSLAVGAAYGLLVALIFALPPLGRAYGTPVARLLRDEAEEKAPPRVFLLAALAAAAVLVALVMLTAADKKLAATYIAATATAFVLLRGVAALVVRAARRFAHAPGARLRHAIGNIRRPKSLAATLIVSLGVTQTLLVALALIEGSIHAELFQAQKSRTPSFYFVDVAKEQADEFAAFLSSFSPDARIEHVPMMRGRIVAVKGVRSENLKPPDDIAWALEGDRGVTFAATPPKGSEIVAGQWWEDGRSGPPLVSLEARVAEGLGLAVGDEIVVNVLGRDLTVRIANLRRVDWRSYGINFMMVFSPDAFADAPFSEIFTVAFADRDDPQRDKRLTREAATRFPQVAALRVKDALEAVEKIADQLTFAARAAAGLAIVTAALALGSAVAASQRGRQRDAIILKTLGATRAWLTGAFALEFALLGLVAGLFSVIAGAGAAAFILEALMRMDFVFRPWPVALTTLGALAFAVGLGLLGSWRVLGEKPGPALRRQ, translated from the coding sequence ATGAGGGCGAGATTCATCTCGCGCCTGCCGCTGGCGCTGCGTTTCGCCCTGCGCGACCTCTCCGGCGATCTGCGCGGCTTTTCCGTCTTCATCGCCTGCATCGTCATCGGCGTCGCCGCCATTTCCGGCGTCGGCGCCGTGTCGCGCTCGCTCGCCGACGGCCTCGCCCGCGAGGGGCGCACGATTCTGGGCGGCGACGTCTCCGTCGCCACCACAATGCGGCGGCTCTCGCCGCAGGAGCGCGAGTTCTTGGAGCGCGACGGCCGCGTCTGCGAGATCGGCCTGATGCGCGCCATGGCCCGCTCGGCGAGCGGCGAGGCCGCGCTGATCGAAATAAAGGCCGTCGATTCGGCCTATCCCGGCCAAGGCGCGGTCGGGCTCACTCCCGCGCAGCCGCTCGCCGAGGCTCTGGCGCCGCGCGGCGGCGGCTTCGGCCTCGTCGCCGACGCCGGACTTATCGCCCGGCTCGGCCTCGAGATCGGCGACTCTGTGAAGATCGGCTCCGGCTCCTTCACGCTCACAGCCGAGCTTGCGAGCGAGCCGGACAAGCTCGCCGGGGCCTTCGGCTTCGGCGCGCGCGTGCTGATGAGCCAGGAGGCGCTGAAGGCGACCGGGCTGATGCAGCCGGGCGCCGTGGTGCGCTGGCTGACACGCGTCTCGCTCGGCAAGACCGAAGCCGTCGCCAGCGACGCCGAGGTGAAGCGTTTCATCACGGCGCTGACCGCGGCTTTTCCCGACGCCGGCTGGGATTTGCGCGAGCGGGACGCGGTCTCCCCGCAATTCTCGCGCAGTCAGGAACGCTTCACCCAGCTGCTGACGCTGGTGGCGCTGACCGCGCTGGTCGCGGGCGGCGCCGGCGTCGCCAACGCCGTTTCCGGCTTCGTCGCCAGAAAGCGCGACGCTTTCGCAATTTTAAAAGCGCTGGGCGCGCCGGCCTCGCGCGTCTTCGCAATGGCGCTCGTCGAGGTGCTGCTGGTCGCCGGCCTCGCCGTCATCGGCGGCCTCGCCATTGGCGCGACCTTTCCCTATCTCGCCGACCTCTCTCTTTCGGCCTCCATTCCCCTGCCCTTCGCGCCGACGCTCGACGCGCGCTCGCTCGCGGTTGGAGCGGCCTATGGGCTGCTGGTGGCGCTGATCTTCGCCTTGCCGCCGCTCGGCCGCGCCTATGGGACGCCCGTCGCGCGGCTATTGCGCGACGAGGCCGAGGAGAAAGCCCCTCCCCGCGTCTTTCTGCTCGCAGCGCTCGCCGCCGCGGCTGTTCTCGTGGCCCTGGTCATGCTCACCGCCGCCGACAAGAAGCTCGCGGCGACCTATATCGCCGCCACCGCCACGGCCTTCGTGCTGCTGCGCGGCGTCGCGGCTCTCGTCGTCCGTGCGGCGCGGCGCTTCGCCCATGCGCCCGGCGCGCGGCTGCGCCATGCGATCGGCAATATTCGCCGCCCCAAGAGCCTCGCCGCGACATTGATCGTCTCGCTCGGCGTGACTCAGACGCTTCTCGTCGCGCTGGCGCTGATCGAGGGCTCGATTCACGCGGAATTGTTCCAGGCGCAGAAGAGCCGCACACCGAGCTTCTATTTCGTCGACGTCGCCAAGGAGCAGGCGGACGAATTCGCCGCCTTCCTCTCCTCCTTCTCCCCCGACGCCCGCATCGAGCATGTGCCGATGATGCGCGGCCGCATCGTCGCCGTGAAGGGCGTGCGCTCCGAGAATCTGAAGCCCCCGGACGATATCGCCTGGGCGCTGGAGGGCGACCGCGGCGTCACCTTCGCCGCGACGCCGCCCAAGGGCTCGGAGATCGTCGCCGGACAATGGTGGGAGGATGGACGCAGCGGCCCGCCCCTCGTCTCGCTGGAGGCGCGCGTCGCCGAAGGGCTCGGCCTCGCAGTCGGCGACGAGATCGTCGTCAATGTGCTCGGCCGCGATCTCACCGTCCGCATCGCCAATCTGCGCCGCGTCGACTGGCGCAGCTATGGCATTAATTTCATGATGGTGTTCTCGCCCGACGCCTTCGCCGATGCGCCCTTCTCGGAGATTTTCACCGTCGCCTTCGCCGATCGCGACGATCCGCAGCGCGACAAAAGGCTGACGCGCGAGGCGGCGACGCGCTTCCCGCAAGTCGCGGCGCTGCGCGTGAAAGATGCGCTGGAGGCGGTGGAGAAGATCGCCGATCAGCTGACCTTCGCGGCGCGGGCGGCCGCGGGCCTCGCCATTGTGACGGCGGCGCTGGCGCTGGGGAGCGCGGTGGCCGCGAGCCAGCGCGGACGCCAGCGCGACGCCATAATATTGAAGACGCTGGGCGCGACGCGCGCTTGGCTGACCGGCGCCTTCGCGCTGGAATTCGCTCTGCTCGGCCTCGTGGCCGGCCTCTTCTCTGTCATCGCGGGCGCCGGCGCGGCGGCCTTCATATTGGAGGCGCTGATGCGGATGGATTTCGTCTTCCGCCCGTGGCCGGTCGCGCTGACGACGCTCGGCGCTCTGGCCTTCGCCGTCGGCCTCGGCCTCTTGGGCAGCTGGCGCGTGCTCGGCGAGAAGCCCGGCCCGGCTCTGCGCCGCCAATAA